In a genomic window of Staphylococcus taiwanensis:
- a CDS encoding DUF2648 domain-containing protein produces MRGLLITVVLGVAAYVGFKKYQDKVNEMPNIEY; encoded by the coding sequence ATGAGAGGATTATTAATTACAGTAGTTTTAGGCGTAGCTGCATATGTTGGTTTCAAAAAGTATCAAGATAAGGTAAATGAAATGCCTAATATTGAATATTAA
- a CDS encoding FMN-dependent NADH-azoreductase: MTKLLYITAHPLDELASNSMAAGKAFIDAYKENHQNDEVKHIDLFKEDIPMIDKDVLTGWGKLRNGDELTKEEQQKVNRFSEILDEFLSADKYVFVSPMWNLSFPPVLKAYIDAISIAGKTFKYTAEGPQGLLTDKKVLHIQSRGGFYSEGPAAEVESGDRYLKTIMTFLGVPSYERIIIEGHNAVPERTEEIKAASIAEAKEMSKNF, from the coding sequence ATGACTAAATTATTATACATTACAGCACACCCATTAGATGAATTAGCTTCTAATTCAATGGCTGCTGGCAAAGCATTTATTGATGCTTATAAAGAAAACCATCAAAATGACGAAGTAAAACATATCGACTTATTTAAAGAAGATATCCCTATGATTGATAAAGATGTATTAACTGGTTGGGGTAAATTACGTAACGGTGATGAACTTACTAAAGAAGAACAACAAAAAGTAAATCGTTTCAGTGAAATCTTAGACGAGTTCCTTTCAGCTGATAAGTATGTATTCGTATCACCAATGTGGAACTTATCATTTCCTCCAGTATTGAAAGCTTACATCGATGCCATTTCAATTGCTGGTAAAACTTTCAAATATACTGCTGAAGGTCCTCAAGGTCTTTTAACAGATAAAAAAGTATTACACATTCAATCACGTGGTGGTTTCTACTCTGAAGGTCCTGCTGCTGAAGTTGAAAGTGGCGATCGTTACTTAAAAACAATCATGACATTCTTAGGCGTTCCTTCATATGAAAGAATCATTATTGAAGGTCATAACGCTGTTCCAGAGAGAACAGAAGAAATTAAAGCAGCTTCAATCGCTGAGGCAAAAGAAATGAGTAAAAATTTCTAA
- a CDS encoding alpha-keto acid decarboxylase family protein: protein MKQRVGQYLMDAVHSAGVNKIFGVPGDFNLAFLDDIVRHDGVEWVGTTNELNGSYAADGYARINGLGVLVTTFGVGELSAVNGIAGSYAERVPVIAITGAPTRAVEQAGKYVHHSLGEGRFDSYQKMFEHITTAQAYITPENATTEIPSVIDAAIHERRPVHIHLPIDVAMTEIEVDSAYEVSPAPESDVARYMDMVAEKLRSASQPVIITGHEINSFHLHEALEQFVNKTNIPVAQLSLGKGAFNEENPHYIGIYDGKIAEDQIKDYVDNSDAILNIGAKLTDSATAGFSYEFDIDDVVMLNHHNFKLNETIAEDVTLPSLIKGLNTIDYHYEGSYHTFEKEATKDVTLTDDILTQKTYFDMMQQFIKEDDVLLAEQGTSFFGAYDLALPKAMTFIGQPLWGSIGYTLPATLGTQMADSNRRNILLIGDGSLQLTVQELSTMIRQDIKPIIFVINNDGYTVERLIHGMEESYNDIRMWDYKALPKVFGGDNVVVHDVKTSNDLQNVFDAINAAPEQLHFTEVTMKWDDAPVKLRDISKAFAEQNK from the coding sequence ATGAAACAACGTGTAGGACAATATTTAATGGATGCTGTACATTCAGCAGGCGTGAACAAAATCTTTGGTGTACCTGGAGATTTCAACCTAGCCTTCTTAGATGACATCGTGCGTCATGATGGCGTGGAATGGGTTGGCACAACGAATGAACTCAATGGTAGTTATGCTGCAGACGGTTATGCACGTATAAATGGACTTGGCGTACTTGTTACAACATTTGGTGTAGGTGAACTTAGTGCGGTCAATGGTATTGCTGGTTCATATGCAGAACGTGTACCGGTTATTGCGATTACTGGCGCACCGACTCGTGCAGTTGAACAAGCTGGTAAATATGTCCATCACTCACTTGGTGAAGGCCGTTTCGATAGTTATCAAAAAATGTTTGAACATATTACAACAGCACAAGCTTACATTACACCAGAGAACGCTACAACTGAAATTCCAAGCGTGATTGATGCTGCGATTCATGAACGCCGCCCAGTACACATTCACTTACCAATCGACGTTGCAATGACTGAGATTGAAGTAGATTCAGCTTATGAAGTTTCACCAGCACCTGAATCTGATGTTGCGCGTTATATGGATATGGTCGCTGAAAAGTTACGTTCAGCCTCACAACCAGTCATTATTACTGGACACGAAATCAATAGTTTCCATCTGCATGAGGCATTAGAACAATTTGTAAATAAAACGAATATCCCAGTCGCACAATTATCATTAGGTAAAGGTGCTTTTAATGAAGAGAATCCACATTATATCGGCATTTATGATGGTAAAATTGCAGAAGATCAAATTAAAGATTATGTCGATAACAGCGACGCAATTTTAAATATCGGTGCTAAATTAACAGACTCAGCAACAGCTGGTTTCTCATATGAATTTGATATTGATGACGTGGTTATGCTTAATCATCATAACTTCAAGTTGAATGAAACAATAGCTGAAGACGTGACGTTACCTAGCTTGATTAAAGGACTTAATACCATTGATTATCACTATGAGGGCAGTTACCATACTTTTGAAAAGGAAGCCACAAAAGACGTTACATTAACAGACGATATCTTAACGCAAAAAACATACTTTGATATGATGCAACAATTTATTAAAGAAGACGATGTCTTATTAGCTGAACAAGGCACATCATTCTTCGGTGCGTATGATTTAGCTTTACCGAAAGCTATGACGTTTATTGGTCAACCATTATGGGGTTCAATCGGTTATACATTACCAGCGACACTAGGAACACAAATGGCAGATTCAAATCGTCGTAACATCTTATTAATCGGGGATGGTTCATTGCAACTTACAGTTCAAGAGTTATCTACTATGATCCGCCAAGATATTAAACCAATTATCTTCGTGATTAATAACGATGGTTATACTGTTGAACGCCTAATTCACGGTATGGAAGAATCATACAATGATATTCGCATGTGGGATTATAAAGCCTTACCTAAAGTATTTGGTGGCGATAATGTTGTTGTTCATGACGTGAAGACATCTAATGACTTGCAAAACGTTTTCGATGCTATTAACGCTGCACCAGAGCAATTACACTTCACTGAAGTCACAATGAAATGGGATGACGCGCCAGTAAAACTTCGCGACATTTCAAAAGCATTTGCCGAACAGAATAAATAA
- a CDS encoding winged helix-turn-helix transcriptional regulator: MDSNKNDYEHMLFYFAYKTFITTADEIIEKYDMSRQHHRFLFFINKLPGITIKQLLKTLEISKQGSHATLRKLKEEGLIVEQTSEEDRRVKQLFPTPKGSKLVDKLNKAQNELMQNTFQKVGHDWYGIMEELSNHREGFQDIQHLKDEK, from the coding sequence ATGGACAGTAATAAAAATGATTATGAACATATGTTGTTTTACTTTGCCTATAAGACATTTATTACAACAGCAGATGAAATTATTGAGAAATATGACATGAGCCGACAGCATCACCGATTCTTATTCTTTATTAATAAGTTACCTGGCATCACTATTAAGCAATTATTGAAAACACTCGAAATATCAAAACAAGGGTCACATGCGACTTTGCGTAAACTTAAAGAAGAAGGACTTATTGTCGAACAAACTTCTGAAGAAGACCGCCGTGTGAAGCAATTATTTCCTACACCTAAAGGAAGTAAACTTGTTGATAAATTAAATAAAGCACAAAATGAATTAATGCAAAATACGTTTCAAAAAGTGGGACACGATTGGTATGGCATTATGGAAGAACTTTCAAATCATCGCGAAGGATTTCAAGATATTCAACATTTGAAAGACGAAAAGTAA